In the Halictus rubicundus isolate RS-2024b chromosome 12, iyHalRubi1_principal, whole genome shotgun sequence genome, GATAAATAACGGAGGCTTATTGTTGCGTTCTTTTAATCTCGAGGGAAGTGATTCGATTGTGCTACAGTGTAGAAATTACACTATAAATGTGTTACTGCTGCGCAAACAGGTATTAAAAAAAtctcatttttcttttcataGTATGTAAATAACCGCGTCACTCGTTTCCATTAATAAACTGTATTAAACAGATTGGACAGTATTGTCCAGATTTAGAAATAGATTTTTCCGCAAATCGCGACATAAAGGAAATATATGCAATTTCCTtcaaaataatatgcaattaaaaaaaagtaaattcCACAAGCCCAAACAAAAACGCATTTTTCATTAACATTTATttgtaaaacataatgaaaacaCTTCAGTTTTCAAATTTCAGGAAAAATAGTTTGATtttgttccgacatttttctaaattttatcCTACATAAAAGACGTAGGCTGTCCAGATCTACAGGTTTTGAttaacatatttttcgatacagtAATTAATTTAGAAGATAAAACGATTTTGTGTGCGTTTAATCAGTTACTTTAatgtttaagggcccggggGCACGTTCTCCCGTCACCCGAGCgagctcaaactttgcacagattatttttttcttaattcgGAGAATCCTGGGCGATACCTGTCGTTCAGTAAAGCGCTCTGGGCGCTcgccatttttcaatatttaaacaaCGCAGATAAGAATGTTTGATTTAGCTGTTATGCCGCGAGATCAGACACTCCCTTCGCGTTATTCAGCAAAGGAGGGCGTTTACTTCTTTAGTAAACGCATTCGCAGTTTGCTCTGTTGTGCAttacgtatgtatatatgtataatacctCTCCCCGGAATTACACGTTTCAGGTAGAAGCGTACTGTTGACGATGCAATTAATGGATCGACCGTATTATCTAAGGCCTAAGGTAAATGCGTCGCAAGCGTTACGAGACGGATGTTTGCATTTTTCGAGTGTAAAGATTCTGCACAATTGCCAATCACTCTGGTAAAATTGAAAGTCCTGACATCGAACGAAGCAGCACATTTATTAACATTAACCCcgtaacttgtacgctcgactTAATTCgggcgcgctaaacaggccaaattgtgcacactcgagataattagagaggcgttgtattttatgctgctataatttttcacagtcgaatataatcgagaattgaaaataacaatgtgaaagcaaagaaaaaaaaatcgtttaatttatatttatcgtttacatgggattgtaagctataacacttatttattcaagaataaaatatagcctttttccatggaacaaaagcgcagtatatcaaaaattgattttttttggacggttttaaaaaaaaaaactgtgcgttaaggggttaatgctTTATTCCGACTGATTCGTGTACCGATACGGCTGATGCTGcaaaagtacagtgatttccctatatatgtcgccaaggtctggatcatccaggataaacgtcgcggaattatctccactaccgcggggtattcccTGTGAGgagcctcgaagctcgagaggtctcggacgccgaggagtgtaaacataacacggctcgggtaagTCGGGTatatctcctagacgatactagtcgctggcaagacccacgttgttgacataaatcgagaattcactgtatttgcagGTTGCAGAAAAGAAAGCGCAGCAAGTTGTTTTCTTAAAATCTGATGAAGACATtgacttcgttttttttttgtttaggaAATTGAATCTCCTAGGAGGCATTTAGTGTGCAGATAGTTTTGTTCAGGCTAATTGCCAAAGGAATAAGCAGGGCTCCCAAACATTTGTCTAAATGAAAGATGACATTGTTTTTATAAGAAATGTGCAAAAGCGTGTCTATTGACATCGATACCTTtgtgtaaacaattttaaaaggaTTTTCTAGCCCTTGTTATAATTTGTTCATTGACACATGCGGCAATAATATTTTTAGATAAATacttatatacatatttttgtacatatacatattcagATGATACTCTTTTTGCGTAGATACGTAAACCCTGTTGTCAACGTACCCACGATAACGAATAAGAATACATGTTCAATAACTATTACTTATATTCGCACACGTTCGATTATGACAAAACGTGGCCCGCGTTCAAGTTTAATACTCCAAATGACATATTGATAAGCAACGATGTGTCATTATTGCTGAAACGCGGATCTTTGTTCACTCGTGATGTTTGCATTCGGAAAGTATGTACAAAGATGCGTCTCTATCGATCGCAATGAATTGTGAATTTTATTGCATTTCAATTAGGTTCCTCCAACACGAGGAGCAAATTGTACGCTGAGTCtgatttttagaaaatgattTGTGAAAGCGGTAATTTGCATATACATTTACACAGATTATTTATTGCTATCGATTTATCCATGTGCCAGAAAATTTACTCGACTCGAGTCTTATCGAACACTTGAGTCCACTTAAACAATCgattgaataaaaaaatgtttaatattcgATATAATTACAAGGACAAGAAAGAACCATAAATTCtgtgtaaatattataattttaaattgcagCGTGTACAGAATTAATTTTACTTGCCTTATGCGAAACATGACAAGTCATGCATATCGCTATGCATATGAAACGACTGTGGAACACATTTTTCAGATGTATTGTTGACagaaaataattcatttcgACGCGACGGTTAAGAGGTAAGGAACTTGAAAACCTCtacattgcggattttatgcacttgcgACAAAAGTGAGTCGGTGAAATTGGAAACTGCggagagattaaaagaattcgaggagaaagaaatgaataataagaatgtaatttctattttgcttctgtttcttgcaatcgatgcagataatttttattttgaacatGAAGACCCATTTAAGTTTGGGGCACGCTGGATATACCACATGTTGCAAACGGAGGACATTTTTATTATGTTGGGATATGTTTTTTATTGTCTTTGATCATTAATTACCCGTTTCTGATTGTTCAAGCACGATCTATGTCGTACTGCaattacagtaatttctctatatatgtcgccaaggcctagatgataaccgtcgcggaattatccccaccaccgcggggtatacctcgtgtgGGGCCACgcagctcgagaggcctcgggcgccgaggagtgtaaacataacacagctccgGTATggttcctggacgatacatgacgcgggcaagacccgtgttgttgacatatatcgagaatttactgtactgGCTAAAATGTGTGACGTcaagcctaaccattggatgCTAGCGAAGTCCCCTCTTGCCCCTGTGCCCTCCCGGAGCTCATCTGGTCATATCACCACATAACCTATAACGAGTATAAACGCCCTAATCGACGACTTTGTTTATAGAAGGGATGACTGTGCCCCAGCTGGATGCAGCCGGCACAAAGCATGATCCAGTGGCAATACCATATGATTTCTTAATGTGGAAATCTTGAGAGCTCTAAATTTACCTAATTTTTATAAGTTAATATGAATACTAAAGAGAGAAAGTACAGGTTATTTTGAGATACACGCCGGACTGACAATAATGATAAAAGAGGCAACTCGCTTCGTAGATAGTGAACATTATACAGGAAACAAGTTAATGAAAATACAAAGAGCTAGTTATCCAACATGTTTCAGCATTCAATTTTATTATCAGCTATAATTACCTCCTTATCATACAATGAATGTTAAAATCTATGGAGACGCAAAATGAGCGTACTGTCATAATCTACTAGACATCACACTGCtcaatttaatcattttctcgttatacataaaatcttttgaaatacattttttgagTAGAATGATTGTTTTTATTATAAACTTCATATGTATAAACATTAAATGTTATATCAATCTAATCGTAATCAAATACCACAATCAACGCACTTtatcaatataaaaattttaattaacgtttAGCTCCTAAAAGATATACTAAAAAATAGAGGAATTAACTTGTTTTTATATTTAGTATTAAATATCCTGAGTAGAGTTTAGTGGTCACCAAACTTGGAGTACTCGATATGATATAAGACAGGCTTCACTCGAAAACTTCACCAAGTTTCGTTCTAAGAGTATAAATGCGACCTTTAGACACAAATTACAAACATTAAATTACAGCTATCATTTTGCTTGGAAATCATTCGTATTAATACCTAATATACATGTAGGATTAACATTGCGCTAGATTTCGATCGTGTATGAACTGTCCATAGAGCAACAATGAGTAATAATGTCCGTATACCATGCACAGTATAGTGGCTCTCCTTTTCGAcatttgaattttgttttacgCCACCTTTCAAAATTGttctatttaataaaaaaaattttgatacagtcaatattttcaaagatattcgataaaaacaattttatgagtatttaatcaattattttaatgtttaagggcccggggGTACGTTTTCCCGTTATTCGATCCAGCTCAGACTTTGCACAGAttgtttttattaattgaaCAATCCAGAGGGGTGGAGTAAAAACTAAATAAAAGCCGCCATAATGCACAGGGTGCCTCAAACGTGAACGACAAAACTGCGAGGGCTTAATGTacgtctaaaaaaaaaagaaagttactCGTTATGCTTTTTAGGTGTAAGTAAGGTTTAAGTTTGGGGCACACGGTATATACCACATGTTGCaaaaggaagaaatttttattatgttggGATATGTTTTTTATTGTCTTTGATCATCAATTACCCGTTTCTGTTTGTCCAAGCACGATCTATGTCGCACtgcaattacagtgatttctctatatatgtcgccaaggtctggatgataaacgtcgtggaattatccccactaccgcgggttataccccgtgagggaccgcgaagcttgtgaggccttggacgccgaggagagtaaacataacacggctcgggcatgtctcttggatgatacacgacgctggcgagacccgtgttgttgacatatatcgagaattcgctgtatattGATGATATAAGTCATTACAGGTGAAATCACAGTTAAGAGTAGAAATTCAGCCACATCGAACGTGATTCATGTAGGAAATACTCGAAATTCCGCCAGATACATGACATTATGAACTGTTACGCGAAATCATCTCTCTTCAGGTAATTGGAAAAGCAACTTTGGTGTACGGTATTAAGACGAGTAAAAACTATGTGAGATGATTCGTCGTTGCGCAACACACTTTAATGTACACGCTTTAATGTATGTATCTCAGgtattatttgtaaaaataatcacTAAGAGACCTATACCCTTATCCTCTCTTCGTTGCTACTGTTATTCAGCAACACGTACGTATCTCGCGTCACTATTAATCTGTGTTGTCCATTCACCAGCAACATCGAACCCCTTCTGATTGTTCGTTTGCCTAGTTCTATCGCTTCGTGTGTGAATACAGTGTTGTTGTAAACTTTCGCACAAACGGTAATTATGATTATTATACCGACTAGAATTAATCCATAAGAGGTACAAGGCACAGCAATATCGCTGAATGTCGTTGCTAAGTAGATCCACCTGCGGATTGGAGGTGTTAGTTCCTCGATGCCTTCTTCCACCCACATAATTGGGAAAACGATGTCCGGAAATTTCGACACCACGCCGATATTTGGCTGATGCTCAACTTTCAAATTTAATTGTAGACGAACTTTTCCTTCTAACGGCACTCCAAGTTTCTATGGAACACGACAAaacgataaatattattttaaacatagtataaaaattcttctgcaGAGTGCTAATTTAAATAtagtataaaaattcttctgcaGAGCGCTAATTGAAATATAGTAGAAAAATTCTTCTGCATAGTGCTAATTTAAATATAGTAGAAAAATTCTTCTTCTGAGTGCTATCAAACTTATTGGAACTATTTTCTTACTCAGATActgaattattaaatatttatcaatGTACATGCAACATATgcttattttgaaaaaatgtttaaaatttttccCTGAAACTATACATACCGATTGAATCTTGAAGTACGTTTCATGCTTATTTTGGTTTGGGCTCAAACCTTCAACCGCGTCTAGCAGTTTAGGATCCGCTTTATAAAAATGTGGAAAGGAGAGATAGACTGGCGCAGCTGTGAAATACGaaaaatttctataaaattgtCTTTACAGTTTGTTTTTCTATATATAACATTAGTTCAGTAGTGCAAAACAGTTTTCGTTATACGTCGTGTTTAGTTTAccgaaaaggataggataaagtatattaGACACTCCCTCAAACAGTATGAAATTTTGAATTGTGTATTTCATGAaggaataaatatatttatttttatactaaTATTTAATTTGCTACTATTTGATCGAATACTTTTCATTAGAAGTAATATAGTAATTTTTCTTTGATAGAATTGATAGAGGTCATACTTACTATATTGACAGGGACTAATATTTTGCAGGCCATCCGAAGGACATGTTGACATATCATCAGAACAAAAACATTTATTTCCTGGGGCTATTTCGTTTGGTCGTCCAAACACCATGTCAGGAGGAGAATAATAATCCGCCTTAATTCCTGACTTTTCCGTAGGTCCGCGATATTGTAGAGGCAAAGTGCGACAGATATCCTTGTCCCAAAGATGGATGGTATCGGCACCAGTTTGTTCACGTGGTGGAAAGAAAGATCCTAGAAGTAAACGTTTCAGTGAAAACAATacattaaaaatgtaataattgttattattatttttttctgtaGTAGCAACTACACATAAATTGGACGCAGActatatgtatattaattaaataaacaacACGAGTCATTTATAATCTTGAATCTTCttccaataataataataataaattctttattttcgGTCTTAccgaaattaattatttgtaaaaatgataaatgtttataacgtcTTATACAGACTACTTATATTTACCTTCTGAAGCTCGAATAGAGTTGCATGGAGCATCCGGCCAATAAGGTAAATGATCTAATCCGTTTAATCGATTTATCAATCCAAATTCCTTCATATCAGTATGGCCTGTGAAAATGGTAGATACTTCGTTTATCGTACCGTTTCTCTGTAATTGTAGATAATTCTACTATAGTTCATTATTGGAGATAAAAGAGATTTGGTGCATGCATGATGAATGAAATTCTCTAAAtagatatataaataaatataagatataataagatagatatttatataatatataaatctcttatattatatatacatatgtatatgtatatatgtatatgtatgtgtatgtatatgtatacagtgacttctgtatatatgtcgccaagaatTATATATGtcgaattatcctcactacagcgaggtataccctgtgagggaccacgaagctcgagaggcctcggacgtaaacataacacggctcggttatgtctcctgaacgatacacaacgctggcaagacccgtgttgttgacatgtatcgagaattcactgtatcacaAACTGTAGTGTCATCTATTATTTACTCCAAGAAGAAGTCCCATTTGACTCATAGGCCGTCTTGTGTTTGGAAAAAATTGATGTGCGATGCTAACTAGCGGATCATCATATCCGAAAACAAGTTGTTGAGCAGTTACAGGAACAAACGAACTCATGTGCATTCCACGtagaaataaagataaagttgtAGTAATAAATCCAGGTAGAGCTTTACTCTGCGTTGAAAGAGTCTGGAACATACGAAACAATCGATACGttaaattaaagaaagaaatgcGGATGCATGAATTAAGTATCGTAATTGTGTTACTCACTAATAATGGAATATTTGGTACCATTAATTGCATGTCCTTGTCCTGTGACAATTCTGGTACGAAGTTTAATATCTTCTTATGTTGATAACTTACAGTACCATTAGTATGAAACACAATATTCACTTTTTCCATATCTTCTCtgtagaatataaaaatattagtaattgttttttttttttaagaaaacacTGAcagtaacaataaataaaagaatgaaTTTGAGATAAAGATTGTGTCAGGACATTAATATGTATTACAATTAATTATACCGTATTAAATTGACATTAGATATAATACTACTTATTTGGATACTTATTTGGATATATAGTGCTGGGTATCCAAATAagtggtatatatatataggtatTTCCATTTTTTTCGAAACATACCTATAAACGAATGGTCCAACTTCTTGCAATTTTGGTTTCTCGTGAAATTGCAAAAAGTTTTCAGTATTCGTTACATTGAATATGTACACTTTGGTTAGTCGTACCACGCCGGGTTTTTGCCAATACTGGAAAGAAAGCGAGCCATTCCATAGCCGTAATTGCTGAAAAAAGTAAAACAATCATATCAGTGCTTAATTTAATCCACCGCGAAATACTGTCGTGAACTATAATTAAAATCAACATATGAATTATTCACTTCATTCAGTACTTTTTTTAAACCAATCACTCTAACATAAAACAAATATAAAAGATTTTATTTACCTTCAAAATAATGTAGTCCACCCAAGGTATACTGCTTAAGATAATGCCAATTATTAGCGTCAGGATACCTATAAGGAGTGCCGAAATTCTTCCTGTAACAGAGAAAATAAATTCGAATGAAATGTAAATGTTAGATACAAGCtccgcgcttaacgtgttaaaatcgctcaactttaaacacgcataacttttgaaccagtgaattcctcgcattaaaacttcgatttttgccattttctcGTCGAGATCTACAGTATTCTataaagaaaagttaaaaatgtctgggttgTCAAGGTGATGTTTAACGGTACAGcttatacatataaaaattacaaaatagaaAAATCCAGGGAAGATCAGCATTACTCATTTGTATACCTAAAGCACGAAGGTTTTCAAAATCTGTACCCAATGtccaatgaaataaaattctttgaTAAGTAAGTAAGCAAACGATAggtgtcaaaattacaaaatgaatAGATTCGCGATAACGACAGGATACGCTCGAAAGAGTTCATTCCGAATTGATGTAGCATGTAAAGTAGGATGATACGAAGAAAGTACGTAATGAGGATCCGTCGATGCAATTACGTTGACCCTGTGTGCtcatttaaaatttaaagtGGGAAAAGAGGACAACTAACATATATATCTATAACAGATGCAAATGTAGGTGATAATCCaggaataattaaaattatgaaaataattttcatctgATAtaagaaaagaatatttttagggAAACAAATAATAATTGGCAAAGATTACATTAAAGATTttgtttatataatttaatgttaAATTCCTAAGTTTTTACTTATTTTCGGTAACATGTATATGCAATTTTAACATTTAAAGGACATCAGTATCTTCAATAATGTATTGTAAATAAAGTCACGTATACGTAATCGTTTTCAAATTACGTGATGCAaagtgtgattttttaaaatgtgtgtGGCTCCATGACGAAAAATCCGGTTGGGTACGTTTCcctttttaaaatatctttcgAAAGTTTCTCTCTTACTTCAAGGTTGAAGGACAGAATTCTAAGAACAGAGATACGACATATAACGTTTAGTCAC is a window encoding:
- the Dsb gene encoding scavenger receptor class B member debris buster, which gives rise to MKFIGSLFGIRSPKIMGKQYMKVGRNALFGVRTDQHDSLCTDKVPKPLSFLLTKNGKLKHGRISALLIGILTLIIGIILSSIPWVDYIILKQLRLWNGSLSFQYWQKPGVVRLTKVYIFNVTNTENFLQFHEKPKLQEVGPFVYREDMEKVNIVFHTNGTVSYQHKKILNFVPELSQDKDMQLMVPNIPLLTLSTQSKALPGFITTTLSLFLRGMHMSSFVPVTAQQLVFGYDDPLVSIAHQFFPNTRRPMSQMGLLLGRNGTINEVSTIFTGHTDMKEFGLINRLNGLDHLPYWPDAPCNSIRASEGSFFPPREQTGADTIHLWDKDICRTLPLQYRGPTEKSGIKADYYSPPDMVFGRPNEIAPGNKCFCSDDMSTCPSDGLQNISPCQYTAPVYLSFPHFYKADPKLLDAVEGLSPNQNKHETYFKIQSKLGVPLEGKVRLQLNLKVEHQPNIGVVSKFPDIVFPIMWVEEGIEELTPPIRRWIYLATTFSDIAVPCTSYGLILVGIIIIITVCAKVYNNTVFTHEAIELGKRTIRRGSMLLVNGQHRLIVTRDTYVLLNNSSNEERIRV